In one window of Ketogulonicigenium robustum DNA:
- a CDS encoding FecR family protein yields the protein MPPTPAQSALLDEAITLMMRRTSPADSTIAAWRARSADHEAVWQMVAKAHGISGRVLSPPRNPTRRNVVLGGAALLGAGALGAWTLPEMRQTQQADHVTTTAQLLNMALPDGSHATLGPDSAVITGARGFRLLRGMAWVDVAPAAAPFVVQLPDGVSIQTTSATFEIARDAHLVNLAVSTDGVDLRSSLQSRAVSAGHWLRLNPKDGAYEEGPRDPALAGLWQQGLIAAEAEPLDVLVARIARWMPGRVVIADRAIARARISGLFDTSNPTRALQAAVRPTGGHVRGVSGFLTVISIV from the coding sequence ATGCCCCCCACCCCCGCCCAAAGCGCGCTACTGGACGAGGCGATCACCCTGATGATGCGCCGCACCTCGCCCGCCGACAGCACAATCGCCGCATGGCGCGCCCGCAGCGCCGATCACGAGGCCGTCTGGCAAATGGTCGCGAAAGCGCACGGCATTAGCGGCCGCGTGCTCTCGCCGCCGAGAAACCCGACGCGGCGCAATGTCGTGCTGGGCGGCGCAGCGCTGCTCGGCGCAGGCGCGCTGGGGGCGTGGACGCTGCCCGAGATGCGGCAAACCCAGCAAGCCGATCACGTCACCACCACCGCACAACTGCTAAACATGGCGCTGCCCGATGGCTCGCACGCGACCTTGGGCCCCGACAGTGCCGTGATCACCGGCGCGCGCGGGTTTCGCTTGCTGCGCGGCATGGCGTGGGTCGATGTCGCGCCCGCCGCCGCGCCCTTCGTCGTGCAGCTGCCCGACGGGGTCAGCATCCAGACAACGAGCGCAACCTTCGAAATCGCGCGCGATGCGCATCTGGTCAACCTTGCCGTCAGCACCGATGGCGTCGACCTGCGCAGCAGCCTACAGTCGCGTGCCGTGTCTGCAGGCCACTGGCTGCGCCTCAACCCCAAAGACGGCGCGTACGAGGAAGGCCCCCGCGACCCCGCCCTTGCCGGCCTCTGGCAACAAGGGCTGATCGCCGCCGAGGCCGAGCCGCTGGACGTGCTGGTCGCCCGCATCGCCCGCTGGATGCCGGGCCGTGTCGTCATCGCCGACCGCGCCATCGCCCGCGCGCGCATCAGCGGCCTTTTCGACACATCCAACCCCACCCGCGCGCTGCAAGCCGCCGTGCGCCCAACGGGCGGGCACGTGCGCGGCGTATCAGGATTTTTAACAGTTATTTCAATTGTTTGA
- a CDS encoding ABC1 kinase family protein, which yields MLRPLRDSKRSAEIIGVFSRFGGGVLLGAIGLGRGDGDATQSLTPARLRAALEELGPVFVKLGQILSTRRDLLGPEWAAELAQLQASVRTLGWDVMSPRIDAALGRPKAEVFAEIDPDPIGSASISQVYRARLHSGADVVVKVTRPGQDEKVAADLALLEMAAAQAERLYPDAARFQPRQMVQELARAIQAELDLREEAANGAEIAANLSEMDNVVIPKVYTDYSSRDLMVQQLIVGLQPRDSDKIAAAGLDGRALAAVGADAFLHMVLIDRVFHADPHPGNLFALPQNAVAFIDFGMIGRLTKARQRDLVALLGAIIGHDPAKLARTLADLGGDGTDPHDTLEGDSARFVARHGGARGLDLSAAVGDLMDIVRNADLALPPDLVLLLKALATADGTMKLLDPGFDTITAARPFVLRAMMARVDPSEVIPKLQTFGSDMLGLAEESPRLVRGALKRVSDGKLRAEIVIPETAALAGALERAGTRIAVAIVVAALAMAMAPQVVVMGPRILGLHLGSWLGCAGVVLGVLWLLGIGLFRRK from the coding sequence ATGCTACGTCCACTGCGCGACAGTAAACGCTCGGCCGAGATTATCGGCGTCTTTAGCCGTTTTGGTGGGGGGGTGTTGCTGGGCGCGATTGGGCTGGGGCGCGGCGATGGCGACGCAACCCAAAGCCTGACCCCCGCCCGCCTGCGCGCTGCGCTGGAGGAGTTGGGGCCGGTTTTCGTCAAACTGGGGCAGATTCTGTCGACGCGGCGCGATCTGCTGGGGCCGGAATGGGCCGCCGAGCTGGCGCAATTGCAAGCCAGCGTCCGCACGTTGGGCTGGGATGTCATGTCGCCGCGTATCGATGCCGCACTGGGCCGCCCCAAGGCCGAGGTCTTTGCCGAGATTGACCCTGACCCCATCGGCTCCGCCTCGATTTCGCAGGTTTACCGCGCGCGGCTGCACAGCGGTGCGGATGTGGTCGTCAAAGTCACACGCCCCGGGCAGGACGAAAAAGTAGCCGCTGATCTGGCCTTGCTCGAGATGGCGGCGGCGCAGGCCGAACGCCTCTATCCCGACGCCGCGCGTTTTCAGCCGCGTCAGATGGTGCAAGAACTGGCCCGCGCCATTCAGGCCGAGTTGGATCTGCGCGAGGAAGCCGCCAATGGCGCCGAGATTGCAGCGAACCTGTCCGAAATGGATAACGTTGTTATTCCAAAGGTATACACAGATTATTCGTCGCGCGATCTGATGGTGCAGCAGCTGATCGTCGGCCTGCAGCCGCGAGACAGCGACAAGATCGCCGCCGCCGGTCTGGACGGGCGCGCACTGGCGGCTGTCGGGGCTGATGCGTTTTTGCATATGGTGCTGATCGACCGCGTTTTTCACGCCGACCCGCACCCCGGCAACCTGTTCGCGCTGCCCCAAAACGCCGTTGCTTTCATCGATTTTGGCATGATTGGCCGCCTGACCAAGGCCCGCCAGCGTGATCTGGTCGCGTTGCTGGGGGCGATTATCGGCCACGATCCTGCCAAACTGGCGCGGACGCTGGCCGATTTGGGTGGCGACGGCACCGATCCGCATGACACGTTGGAGGGTGACAGCGCCCGGTTTGTCGCCCGTCATGGCGGCGCGCGTGGGTTGGATCTGTCTGCAGCGGTCGGCGATTTGATGGACATTGTCCGCAACGCTGACTTGGCCCTGCCGCCCGATCTTGTCTTGCTGCTAAAGGCGCTGGCCACGGCGGATGGCACGATGAAGCTGCTTGATCCTGGGTTCGACACCATCACCGCCGCACGGCCTTTTGTGCTGCGGGCGATGATGGCGCGGGTGGACCCGTCCGAAGTCATCCCCAAACTTCAGACCTTTGGCAGCGATATGCTGGGGCTGGCCGAGGAGAGCCCGCGTCTGGTGCGCGGTGCGTTGAAACGCGTCAGCGACGGCAAGCTGCGGGCCGAGATCGTCATTCCGGAAACCGCCGCGCTGGCCGGGGCGCTGGAACGCGCCGGCACGCGGATTGCGGTTGCGATTGTTGTCGCCGCGCTGGCGATGGCCATGGCGCCGCAGGTTGTCGTGATGGGGCCGCGTATATTGGGGCTGCATCTGGGCAGTTGGCTGGGGTGCGCGGGGGTTGTGTTGGGCGTTCTTTGGTTGCTGGGGATCGGGCTGTTCCGCCGCAAGTAA
- a CDS encoding RNA polymerase sigma factor, which produces MAWDFSSLFRQHAGGMRHALRRRGIDAEAAADLTQDAFLRVILAQPSGDAPEHMRRAYLYKVARNLGINHVKRAALAVHVPLDTPEAEAAMPRAPDTETIIATRAELRAVQAALREMPDRHRRAFTLHRIEGWPIARIAREIDLSPSRTWEMIHEAYRMIILKTGDF; this is translated from the coding sequence ATGGCATGGGATTTTTCTTCTCTTTTCCGACAGCACGCGGGCGGCATGCGCCATGCCCTGCGCCGGCGCGGGATTGATGCCGAGGCCGCCGCAGACCTGACACAAGACGCCTTCTTGCGGGTCATCTTGGCCCAGCCCAGCGGGGATGCGCCCGAACATATGCGGCGGGCTTACCTGTATAAAGTCGCCCGCAACCTTGGGATCAACCACGTCAAACGGGCGGCGCTGGCGGTGCATGTGCCCCTCGACACCCCCGAGGCTGAAGCAGCCATGCCCCGCGCCCCCGACACCGAGACAATCATAGCCACCCGCGCCGAGTTGCGCGCCGTTCAGGCGGCCCTGCGCGAGATGCCAGACCGCCACCGCCGCGCCTTCACACTGCATCGGATCGAGGGCTGGCCTATCGCCCGCATCGCGCGCGAGATCGACCTGTCCCCCTCGCGCACATGGGAAATGATCCACGAGGCCTATCGTATGATCATCTTGAAAACAGGGGATTTTTAG
- a CDS encoding TonB-dependent receptor, with protein sequence MAAKSSRPAPRQLLKTLLMSTLLATCGTIALAPAARAQAVESDVQFAVPAGPLGRALVQWGQQAGIQVSYLDAVTAGKTTGGLNARLAPQAALSQLLAGTGLRFTFADARSVVISAAPQGEDSAGLQLGTITIHGGGQLGSADSTYETAGSVDYLSDADIVQQRGTSVGDFIAGVPGVINGDNRNSGALDVNIRGMQGQGRVPVVIDGASQERTVYRGYNGARSGSYVDPDFIAEVAIEKGASAGADASGAVGGIVRMRTIGADDIVLPGASFGVRIRGGFNTNSTDVPDEMTPGGVIGGMFQVGQPSIVRDGGNMDRPSLLAPTGGNGSVALGFKSEYFDLVAAAAHRVNGNYFSGENGRGQARLVDRGDNGYGWNVIGYEGLSPWKGGEEILNTSTENTSYLLKGNLHFGDHSLEVGFNRYDSLFGEIMPTRLGTHTSAVGGFQSALDQLTLDTTTARYRWNPASDMIDLKVDMFRTDMDHRANNLITLWGGGVGNTYSMSRAVRDGITISNESRIAGFAGDFRLQYGGAWQRESIGLPDDMGDDPQEYLNNMDFAPRTGEREELSGFVNATWDITPAVTIGAGLRYADYQTTDQNMRFNIIGFYPNSQNLLVAGTPTTLSGHGLSNHLSLSWSPNDDLQLYARYADTMRMPSVFETVSGFSTAYLPADLRPEQARSIELGVNKTLYSVFGDSDRMRLHFAYYDNNIDDYLTRSNVIYPEPIGFQIGGLGMINLENARMRGFELAADYEFDAFSARLAWNHAITSRFCARPGTLHRQEDLCTEGGFVNSYALQHVPPKDTVSLQLGYRMLDDKLNIGTRISYFSERFTETTVESTSEIQPGRWRPYTLVDVFASYAIDERNQIDFAIDNLTDQYYMDALNAAMMPAPGRTIRVNFTTRF encoded by the coding sequence TTGGCTGCCAAGTCATCCCGTCCCGCCCCACGCCAGCTGCTGAAAACGCTGCTGATGTCCACCCTACTCGCCACCTGTGGCACCATTGCGCTGGCCCCCGCCGCCAGAGCCCAAGCCGTCGAATCCGACGTCCAATTCGCCGTGCCAGCTGGGCCGCTGGGCCGCGCGCTGGTGCAATGGGGCCAACAGGCGGGCATACAGGTCTCGTATCTCGATGCGGTCACAGCGGGCAAAACTACCGGCGGGCTCAACGCGCGCCTTGCCCCGCAGGCGGCTCTGTCGCAGCTGCTGGCAGGAACCGGTCTGCGGTTCACATTCGCCGACGCCCGCTCGGTCGTGATCTCGGCCGCCCCGCAGGGCGAGGATAGCGCCGGACTGCAGCTGGGCACCATCACCATCCATGGCGGCGGCCAGCTGGGCAGCGCCGACAGCACCTATGAAACCGCAGGCTCGGTCGACTACCTGTCCGACGCCGATATCGTCCAGCAGCGCGGCACATCGGTTGGCGACTTCATCGCGGGTGTGCCAGGGGTGATCAACGGCGATAACCGCAATTCGGGCGCACTGGATGTGAACATCCGCGGCATGCAGGGTCAAGGCCGCGTGCCTGTGGTTATCGACGGCGCATCGCAGGAACGCACCGTCTATCGCGGTTATAACGGCGCGCGCTCGGGCAGCTATGTCGACCCCGATTTTATTGCCGAGGTCGCGATTGAAAAAGGCGCAAGCGCGGGGGCCGATGCCTCGGGTGCGGTGGGCGGTATCGTCCGCATGCGCACCATCGGGGCAGATGATATCGTCCTGCCCGGCGCCAGCTTCGGCGTGCGTATTCGGGGCGGCTTCAACACGAACAGCACCGATGTTCCAGATGAGATGACCCCCGGCGGCGTCATCGGGGGTATGTTCCAAGTCGGCCAACCCAGCATCGTGCGCGACGGCGGCAACATGGATCGGCCCAGCCTGCTGGCCCCCACGGGCGGCAATGGCAGCGTCGCGCTGGGGTTCAAATCCGAATACTTCGATCTGGTCGCAGCTGCGGCCCATCGCGTGAACGGCAACTATTTCTCGGGCGAAAACGGCCGCGGCCAAGCGCGCCTTGTCGATCGTGGCGACAACGGCTACGGCTGGAACGTCATCGGCTACGAGGGGCTGTCCCCGTGGAAAGGCGGCGAGGAAATCCTCAACACCTCGACCGAGAACACCTCCTACCTCCTCAAGGGCAACCTGCATTTTGGCGACCACAGCCTGGAGGTTGGCTTCAACCGCTACGACAGCCTGTTTGGCGAGATTATGCCCACCCGCCTCGGCACGCACACATCGGCGGTCGGCGGGTTCCAGTCAGCCCTTGACCAGCTGACATTGGACACCACCACCGCCCGCTATCGCTGGAACCCCGCCAGCGACATGATCGACCTGAAGGTCGACATGTTCCGCACCGATATGGACCACCGTGCCAACAACCTCATTACCTTGTGGGGCGGCGGCGTGGGCAACACCTACAGCATGTCGCGGGCCGTCCGCGACGGTATCACCATCTCGAACGAAAGCCGCATCGCGGGCTTTGCGGGCGACTTCCGCCTGCAATACGGCGGGGCGTGGCAACGCGAAAGCATTGGCCTGCCCGACGATATGGGCGATGACCCTCAAGAATACCTGAACAACATGGACTTCGCCCCCCGCACCGGCGAGCGCGAGGAACTGAGCGGCTTCGTCAACGCAACGTGGGACATCACCCCTGCCGTCACCATCGGGGCCGGGCTGCGCTACGCCGATTACCAAACGACCGACCAGAACATGCGGTTCAACATCATCGGCTTTTACCCGAACAGCCAGAACCTGCTTGTCGCGGGCACGCCGACCACGCTGTCGGGGCATGGCCTGTCGAACCACCTGTCGCTCAGCTGGTCGCCAAACGACGACCTGCAGCTTTACGCCCGCTATGCCGACACGATGCGCATGCCCAGCGTGTTCGAGACGGTCTCAGGCTTCTCGACCGCATACCTGCCCGCCGATCTGCGCCCCGAACAGGCCCGCAGTATCGAGCTGGGCGTGAATAAAACCCTCTACAGCGTGTTTGGCGACAGCGACCGGATGCGCCTGCATTTCGCCTATTACGACAATAATATCGACGACTACCTGACGCGGTCGAACGTCATCTACCCCGAGCCGATCGGGTTCCAGATCGGCGGCCTCGGCATGATCAATCTGGAAAACGCGCGCATGCGCGGGTTCGAACTGGCCGCCGACTATGAATTCGACGCCTTCAGCGCGCGTCTGGCCTGGAACCACGCCATCACATCGCGGTTCTGCGCCCGCCCCGGCACCCTGCACCGGCAAGAGGATCTGTGCACCGAGGGCGGTTTCGTGAACAGCTACGCGCTGCAGCACGTCCCGCCCAAAGACACCGTCTCGCTGCAACTGGGCTATCGGATGCTGGACGACAAGCTGAATATCGGCACGCGGATCAGCTACTTCTCGGAACGGTTCACCGAAACGACGGTCGAATCCACCTCGGAAATCCAGCCGGGCCGGTGGCGCCCCTATACGCTGGTCGACGTGTTCGCCAGCTACGCCATTGACGAGCGCAACCAGATCGATTTTGCCATCGATAACCTGACCGACCAATATTACATGGACGCCCTGAACGCCGCGATGATGCCGGCCCCGGGGCGCACGATCCGCGTGAATTTCACCACGCGGTTCTAA
- a CDS encoding ABC transporter substrate-binding protein, producing MTKLVYASLLAIAPAAMALPAMAQDNDQCGTVSIAEMNWASAGVAAWVDKIVLEEGYGCNVDLVTGDTMPTFASMNERGQPDIAPEIWANAVKDPLEAALAEGRLIEASKILEDGGVEGWWIPRYVAEAHPEITSVEEALKHPDLFPAPENPARGGVYGCPSGWSCQITTQNLFHALDAEGKGFDLVDTGSAAGLDGSIANAYEREAGWLGYYWAPTAILGRYDMVQLPFEVPVDEAEFLRCTTIPDCPDPKVTSYPVADVYTIVTKNLAETNPVVMGYLGQRTWKNDVVNAILAWQTENQATNEDAAWHFLETFPEIWGGWLSDDVRARVADAI from the coding sequence ATGACGAAGTTGGTTTATGCTTCCCTATTGGCCATTGCCCCTGCGGCGATGGCTTTGCCTGCCATGGCACAAGACAATGACCAGTGCGGCACTGTTTCGATTGCCGAAATGAATTGGGCCTCGGCGGGGGTTGCCGCCTGGGTCGACAAAATCGTTCTGGAAGAAGGTTACGGTTGTAACGTTGATCTGGTGACGGGCGATACGATGCCGACCTTTGCATCGATGAACGAACGCGGGCAGCCCGATATCGCGCCAGAGATCTGGGCCAATGCGGTGAAAGATCCGCTTGAGGCGGCTTTGGCCGAGGGGCGTCTGATCGAAGCCTCGAAAATTCTGGAAGATGGTGGTGTGGAAGGCTGGTGGATTCCCCGCTATGTGGCCGAAGCGCATCCCGAGATCACCTCGGTCGAGGAGGCTTTGAAGCATCCCGATCTGTTCCCCGCACCTGAAAATCCGGCGCGCGGCGGTGTCTACGGTTGCCCTTCGGGGTGGAGTTGCCAGATCACGACGCAAAACCTGTTCCATGCGCTGGACGCCGAGGGCAAGGGCTTTGATCTGGTCGATACGGGATCTGCTGCGGGATTGGACGGCTCGATCGCCAATGCCTACGAGCGTGAGGCCGGTTGGCTAGGGTATTATTGGGCCCCGACCGCGATTTTGGGCCGCTATGACATGGTGCAGTTGCCGTTCGAGGTGCCCGTGGACGAGGCGGAGTTCCTGCGCTGCACGACCATTCCCGATTGTCCCGACCCCAAGGTGACATCCTATCCGGTGGCCGATGTCTATACTATCGTGACGAAGAATCTGGCCGAGACGAACCCGGTTGTCATGGGCTATCTGGGTCAGCGGACGTGGAAAAATGACGTCGTGAACGCCATTTTGGCGTGGCAGACCGAGAACCAAGCCACGAATGAAGATGCCGCGTGGCACTTTCTGGAGACCTTCCCCGAGATTTGGGGTGGCTGGTTGAGCGATGACGTGCGTGCGCGCGTCGCGGACGCCATCTGA
- a CDS encoding GMC oxidoreductase, with amino-acid sequence MTHPLYDVIVVGSGAAGSFAAKELTAQGLRTLVLEAGRPISAKDFDPAKKSPVSDINIWERAGATLKGQPVQARAAFFANRMAHFFVNDRQNPYTTPKDAPFLWIRGRQTGGRLHSFGRVLLRWTDDDFRTATRTGQGKDWPISYADLAPYYTEVEETLGLYGRTEGIETFPDGSYSHQALYSPPEEAFKETVEARFPGRRVTTWRYIAPERMPRQLQAAMDTGLLTIVNNAVVDRVITDPASGHATGVEYIDAETRQRSTVQAKAVVLCASPIESVRLMLNSASERHPQGLGNSSGALGRYFMDQLPCLAVGDMPSATGTFLDTAAPHDEFYNPSGGIFIPRFDHGTSPRGDYCFQGSIGRYGAADQPARLSFFGFGMMQPSPDNRVTLDKTKRDAWGIPAAHVRCVMGEDDKMHLRAQIAALRQTVEGAGGRFEFIGSPLGLEEFGKGAYPDADPFSRFVFRKWFGKTMIMGAAIHETGGARMGDNPADSVLNAHNQSWDVPNLYVTDASAFVSSGVTGTTLTLMALTVRACRHLAQTLRAA; translated from the coding sequence ATGACACATCCCCTTTATGACGTGATTGTCGTTGGCTCGGGCGCGGCGGGGTCTTTCGCGGCCAAGGAATTGACGGCCCAAGGCCTGCGCACGCTTGTGCTGGAGGCTGGCCGCCCCATTTCTGCCAAGGATTTCGACCCCGCCAAGAAATCGCCAGTGTCGGACATCAATATATGGGAACGCGCGGGGGCCACGTTGAAGGGGCAGCCCGTGCAGGCGCGCGCGGCGTTCTTTGCCAACCGCATGGCGCATTTCTTTGTCAACGACCGCCAGAACCCCTACACCACCCCCAAAGACGCGCCTTTCCTGTGGATTCGTGGGCGGCAAACGGGGGGGCGCCTGCACAGTTTCGGGCGGGTGCTGCTGCGCTGGACGGATGACGACTTCCGCACCGCGACGCGCACAGGGCAGGGCAAGGATTGGCCGATCTCCTACGCCGATCTGGCCCCCTATTATACCGAGGTCGAGGAAACTTTGGGCCTGTACGGCCGCACCGAGGGGATCGAGACCTTTCCCGATGGCAGCTACAGCCACCAAGCCCTCTATTCCCCGCCCGAGGAAGCCTTCAAGGAAACGGTCGAGGCTCGATTCCCCGGTCGGCGCGTGACCACGTGGCGCTACATCGCCCCCGAAAGGATGCCACGCCAGTTGCAGGCCGCGATGGATACCGGCTTGTTGACAATCGTCAACAACGCGGTGGTCGACCGCGTCATCACCGACCCTGCCAGCGGTCATGCCACTGGGGTTGAGTACATCGACGCCGAGACCCGCCAGCGGTCAACCGTGCAGGCCAAAGCCGTGGTTTTGTGCGCATCGCCGATTGAAAGCGTGCGCCTGATGCTGAATTCGGCCAGCGAACGCCACCCGCAGGGGCTGGGGAACAGCTCGGGTGCGTTGGGGCGGTATTTCATGGACCAGCTGCCCTGCCTTGCCGTGGGGGATATGCCCAGTGCGACGGGGACGTTCTTGGATACCGCCGCGCCGCATGACGAATTCTACAACCCCTCGGGCGGGATTTTCATTCCCCGCTTTGATCACGGCACGTCGCCGCGCGGGGATTACTGCTTCCAAGGTTCTATTGGGCGCTATGGGGCGGCTGATCAGCCCGCGCGCCTGTCGTTTTTCGGCTTCGGGATGATGCAGCCCAGCCCCGACAATCGCGTGACGCTGGACAAGACAAAACGCGACGCATGGGGGATACCGGCGGCCCATGTCCGCTGCGTGATGGGCGAGGACGACAAGATGCATCTGCGCGCCCAGATCGCGGCGCTGCGTCAGACGGTCGAGGGCGCGGGCGGACGGTTCGAGTTTATCGGCTCGCCCCTCGGCCTCGAGGAATTCGGCAAGGGGGCCTACCCCGACGCCGACCCGTTCAGCCGGTTCGTGTTCCGCAAATGGTTCGGCAAGACGATGATCATGGGCGCGGCAATCCATGAAACGGGCGGGGCGCGCATGGGCGACAACCCTGCGGATTCGGTGCTGAACGCCCATAACCAGTCGTGGGATGTGCCCAACTTGTATGTGACGGACGCCTCGGCTTTTGTCAGCAGCGGCGTGACGGGCACAACCCTGACGCTGATGGCGCTGACGGTGCGGGCCTGCCGCCATTTGGCACAGACCCTGCGCGCAGCATAA
- a CDS encoding ABC transporter permease: MASSCWGLPEFLCSAPEMSGSAMRAMRRTIDTGFKDWVRGVSPWIDAAMAPLQRFLNALESAFVSTPWIVVFAVLLVLTWFAGRSWKITLGAGIALIAIGWFGLWGDTMVTLSMVTVCTLVAIVIGLPIGILASRSERAQRVIMPLLDVMQTLPSFVYLIPVVVIFGIGKVPGMIAVVIYAMPPMIRLTNLGIRLVDREAVEAADAFGSSERQKLWNVQLPLSLPTLMTGVNQTIMMALSMVVVASMVGVGGLGRNVLQAINNQFFTVGFLNGFALVAIAITFDRATQAYGKRLQRHTEVSDE; encoded by the coding sequence ATGGCTTCATCCTGTTGGGGGCTGCCGGAATTTTTGTGTTCCGCGCCCGAAATGAGCGGCAGCGCCATGCGCGCCATGCGCCGCACCATCGACACCGGCTTCAAAGATTGGGTGCGGGGCGTCTCGCCTTGGATCGACGCGGCTATGGCGCCGCTGCAGCGGTTTTTGAATGCGCTGGAAAGTGCATTTGTAAGCACGCCGTGGATCGTTGTTTTTGCCGTGCTGCTGGTGCTGACATGGTTTGCGGGCCGGTCGTGGAAAATTACGCTGGGGGCAGGGATCGCACTGATCGCCATCGGCTGGTTCGGCCTTTGGGGCGATACGATGGTCACGCTTTCGATGGTCACGGTCTGTACGCTGGTTGCCATTGTGATCGGCCTGCCGATCGGCATTCTGGCGTCGCGGTCGGAACGTGCGCAGCGCGTGATCATGCCGCTGCTGGACGTCATGCAGACGCTGCCCAGCTTTGTCTACCTGATCCCTGTCGTGGTGATTTTCGGCATCGGTAAGGTGCCGGGCATGATTGCGGTGGTCATCTACGCCATGCCGCCGATGATCCGGTTGACCAACCTTGGTATTCGTTTGGTCGACCGCGAAGCGGTCGAGGCGGCGGATGCCTTTGGCTCGTCCGAGCGGCAAAAGCTGTGGAACGTGCAGTTGCCGCTGTCGCTGCCCACGCTGATGACGGGCGTGAACCAGACGATCATGATGGCGCTGTCGATGGTGGTTGTCGCCTCGATGGTGGGTGTTGGGGGCTTGGGGCGCAATGTGCTGCAGGCGATCAACAACCAGTTCTTTACCGTCGGGTTCCTGAACGGGTTTGCGCTGGTGGCGATTGCCATCACATTCGACCGCGCGACCCAAGCTTACGGCAAGCGCCTGCAACGGCATACGGAGGTCAGCGATGAGTGA
- a CDS encoding quaternary amine ABC transporter ATP-binding protein, translating into MSDQFLAPDEEETTPGISIRNLYKIFGPDAGKHIEAVKAGMGKADLNRKYHHTLGLSDINTDLPAGKISVIMGLSGSGKSTLLRHLNGLIMPTAGEVLIDGQDVAKMSPAELRVFRRNQTAMVFQKFALLPHRTVMENVVYGLDIQGVKRADSRDRAAHWIQRVGLKGYEERFPSQLSGGMQQRVGLARALTNDAPILLMDEAFSALDPLIRVDMQSVLLDIQKEVSKTIVFITHDLDEALRLGDKIVILRAGEVSQQGTGEEIVLHPANDYVNAFVREVNRGRVIRLRSVLKPKPAALDWPQLQLPGNTTLEDGALALLPAPESLATVLGRNGQPRGVVSMDDIMRGMLVRTA; encoded by the coding sequence ATGAGTGACCAGTTTTTGGCGCCCGACGAGGAAGAAACCACGCCGGGTATTTCCATCCGCAACCTGTACAAGATCTTCGGCCCTGATGCGGGCAAGCATATCGAGGCTGTGAAAGCGGGGATGGGCAAGGCGGATCTGAACCGCAAGTATCACCACACGCTAGGCCTCAGCGATATCAACACCGATCTGCCTGCGGGCAAGATCTCGGTCATCATGGGGCTGTCGGGGTCGGGAAAATCGACGTTGCTGCGCCATTTGAACGGGCTGATCATGCCGACCGCGGGCGAGGTGCTGATCGACGGGCAGGACGTGGCCAAGATGTCGCCGGCCGAGCTGCGCGTGTTTCGCCGCAACCAGACTGCGATGGTGTTCCAGAAGTTCGCCTTGCTGCCGCACCGGACCGTCATGGAAAACGTGGTCTATGGGCTGGATATTCAAGGGGTGAAGCGGGCCGACAGCCGCGATCGCGCCGCCCACTGGATCCAGCGCGTCGGGTTGAAGGGGTATGAGGAGCGGTTCCCCTCGCAGCTATCTGGCGGGATGCAGCAGCGCGTTGGCTTGGCCCGTGCGCTGACGAATGATGCGCCGATTTTGTTGATGGACGAGGCGTTCTCGGCGCTTGATCCCCTGATCCGCGTGGATATGCAGTCGGTGCTGCTGGATATTCAGAAGGAGGTGTCGAAGACCATCGTCTTCATCACTCACGATCTGGACGAGGCGCTGCGCCTTGGCGACAAGATCGTCATCTTGCGCGCGGGCGAGGTATCGCAGCAGGGTACGGGGGAAGAGATCGTCTTGCATCCGGCCAATGACTACGTGAACGCCTTTGTGCGCGAGGTGAACCGTGGACGGGTTATCCGGCTGCGGTCGGTGCTGAAGCCAAAGCCTGCTGCACTGGACTGGCCGCAGCTACAGCTGCCGGGCAATACCACGCTGGAAGATGGTGCGTTGGCCCTGTTGCCTGCGCCCGAAAGCTTGGCGACGGTGCTGGGGCGCAACGGCCAGCCGCGCGGCGTCGTCTCGATGGACGACATCATGCGCGGAATGTTGGTTCGGACCGCCTGA